The following DNA comes from Alnus glutinosa chromosome 6, dhAlnGlut1.1, whole genome shotgun sequence.
TCTATCCACCCCCCTCACTATTAAGGTGGTGGACCTGGTGGTTAGCCATCAAAATGTATAGTTTAGGCAGGACGACACCCTCTCACCTTTTGAGGGGATACTTAGTCATCCCTAATGTATTGTTTGGGACTGCCAATTATCTTCTCACCCTTTGAAgatggtggtcggccaccctaaGTGTATGGTGTGACCAAACCTCGATAGTTCAAAGGGTAGTGTAGTACCATTCTCTACTACGCACTACTCCTAATGGCTCAGGGGTGGTACGACAATTCCAGATAACATGGGGAGGAGGGGGGGTGCGACCACTATTCGAGCGTTTAAAGGGGTGGCTGACTAACTCTTCAAAGGGTAAAACGGTAGTAAGCGACTCCTAAGGAGTTGACCAACTACTTAAGGGGATTATAAGATCAATTTAGCTTgtacttcttttctttgttttacaTTGGAAAATACATGCACATAACCATTGAGCACGTGTAACATCttaattttacattaaaaagatgaatagttcacatagaatttaatgaaaaaaaaaaaattaatagagagatgctattgaaaattttttaaagttagatacactaaattgacagtTTTTTAACTTTAGGGGGTGaatgcaaaagtgataaaagtttACCAGGGTTAAGTAGagttttccctaaaataaaaagattgtaaaataatatttaaaaaaattagagagtaaAATAGATCTTTTGCTGAAGTTTGTGTTAAAAAATTAGGCATATAAGGAGCTCATAGGTACTAagtctcatattttttttattaggttaCACTGAGATTTATAAGAGATTTTAGAGAGTTCTAATTGGAACTtgactatttattttagaatacGTAGATGTGGCTAACACTTTCACTGGATCGTTACATATGGTCTCAAAACAACCCAGTAATGTCATGTGATACAAAAGCACTGCATGACGTGACCCTGACAAGTACGTTATTAAactcttttgaaaaaaaatacattaggGGTTTGTGACATATTAGAggattctcttttttttctttttttttttctcggaaATGGAGAGAGACTAATTTATAGTTCAAGATTTTCTTTATCAAGCAGTTTATTTTTCTACACAAAAATATGGATGCCTTTGTCTTGAGACCAGGCCTCTCATTAAATAGGTTGGACATCTTACAAGACTTCCAAATATATGAAGCTGCATGCATACCAAgaccaaaaacaaaactacaattACTTATTAAGTTATAGCCGGAACTAGTGATGATAAGCTCTAGCTCTGGCGCCGGAAAAGCCATTCTTCTGGTGAATTGGAGACCGGTGATGGTTATAGCGATGCTGATGCTTGGTATGCTCCTCTTGGCGTCTATTGGAGCCAGGCTTTGCCCTAGCTTTTATCTCCTTTGTTTTCATCTTGATGGTATTGATGTTTTCTAGCTCTTCCAAAACTTCTTCCATCGGTGGACATTTTTTTGGGTCGGATTCCAGACATCTTCTTATTAGGTGAGCTGCTTGGCACGCACCTTCTAGTGGGTGAAGTTCACCTAGCCTTGAGTCCATTATTTTCTTGAGTTTATTTTTGTCAGACAGAGATAGCTTGGCGTAGAGGACCAGGTTCTGACTATCACTGGTCCTATTGGGGTCGTGGGCCCTTAAGCCTGTTAACATTTCCAACAATACGACCCCGAAACCGTAGACATCACTTTTTAAGTACAAATAACCTGTCAATCAAAGTATTGTGAGAATATATGTATAATTAGATTCACGAAATTTAATTTGAACCATAAAATGAATCATTCATGTTTGAAATAAAATGAAGATTCTGGTCTGATCCAATTGATCAAGGGTTACTCAAAATAGATTTCTAATTTGATTCCAAAAATTAATTAGTGAAGgcaaatctttgatttttttttaattgaagatTGATATTACCTGTTTCAACGTATTCGGGAGCTGCAAAGCCGTAAGTGCCCATTACAATAGTTGTCACATGCAAGTCTCCATTTATGGGGTCCAACTTTGCCAGTCCAAAATTAGAAAACTTTACATTGTAGTCCTGAAAATGCAAATTTAAGAAACAAGCAAAGCAATATTTTGCATGTGATAGTGTTAAAACCCTAAGGTTAATTATTAAAAGTACATAAGAGATTCTCAACAACTTTATTATTTGGATTGCTAGCAATCCAGACATTAAATGTAAGAGAATTTTTATGGGCCCACTTGTCCAAATAAGTTTTAGGCAGTTTGCTCCGTTGTATATCTAGTTTGGCCAACTTAGGTAGGGCCGAACTAGATGATCCACGGTGGTAATTTCTGTCACAGGTCTTGCTAATGGAATTCTCTCCTGTATGGTTACTCCCTTTAGACAGTAAACTGTCTACCCTGGCCGTGTGCTCCTCCATCATCCTTGTTTGATCATCTGATCTCTTGATCAATCCTTCCATCATAGTCACGAGGCCagtaaattgtttttcaagCAAATCCACCAGTGGGTCAGCCATCAAACAACCTGGTTTTGACACCAAATTGTAAGAGTATTCGTAATTGATCGAGTAATACGCCCTTCAAGTGGAATAGAAGTCGTATTCAGCTTCTTATTCCGACCTATTTTGATAATTGAATGAAATAGCGATAGGAAATCATAGGTTCTTAGGCCTCTAAACACTAGGTTTGATAATTATTTTTGCATGCTTTTTGATTCACCCCAAACAAGGGTTTAAATAGGCTTACAATTCAGATCTAGGTCAAATCCCCACCCCTCCCCCACATAAGATTCGTAATACCAATATTACCTAAACTAGGAGAATAAAAGAGAATATTTCCCTACTAGTCCCATACGGCAGTGGAGTGAAATACTCTTTATTGTCTTATTTACTTACTAACCGACAGTGAAGTACAACTccttattgaaataaaaataaaatactaaaatgcTATTATACTTGCAATTCCCGTATCACAATCCAAAAGAGAACAAAAGAATCCAATGGAAAATGGAAGGATAACGTACCTAGGGTTGGAGTTTTGGTAGTGCTTGGGCTATGGTGATGAATCACCTGAGTTCCAAAACAGTTTCTCATAACGTTCACTCTTTTGCTTGTGCTTTGATTTTGTCTACTTTGGATGCATATCGATATTTATCTGGCCGGTTTTCCGTGACTCCCAAGttccagaaaagaaaaaaagagcaagaaaatAACAAGCAAGAGAAAATTATAGCTTAGAGACTTGGACCTATCAaatatctctttctcttttaatcTTGTTTATAACGCTTGTTTTTATTCTCagctcggttttttttttttttttttttttttttttttttttttcccctaaattGTGGTAAATTATTAAGAGAGAGAAAACGTGAGAAAATGTCAAATGTGGAAGAGCTCCAGTTTTTAAGAGGATTTAAAGTGGATTGTACTTTAAGATAAACACGCAGAAGTCAAGCGCAGGGTCACTTGGATGCACTATGcgtattattataattaatctcAGAAGtttaagataataaaaaattaataaactatGCGTATGCACGTTCCCATTTCACAGAGGTAAAGAAGGCCTCGTCAAACCAAATTAGTCGCTTTTTTCAAACGAGTAAAAGCATACGAAAAGGACCAAGCGCTAACTTCAATAATGGCCAAGTCTGAAATGAACCTGTCAAAATTCAGGGAACAGGTCTTATTTGGGTGTTTTTCTTTCCCTATTTTAAATAAAGTATTATATGAGGTCCGATACATGACCAAATATGAGaccaattcatatatatatttatgtaatttttagattttcatTACTTAATCTTAATTGTTTTTATGGTCAAGTAATCCAAGTCTTAATAGATACACTCCATGGTTAGGATCAATTTAAACTGCGATTAAATCTTCTAGCGCTTATAAATAGGCATGCAATCTTGGGGGGAAAAAAATGTTATTCACTTGAAGCTTTTGTGAGATTTTATgtaagaaaaacttcacttatttttcataaacttaCGTTCAAATTGCAATGTCTATAAAGTTTTTACAGTTTGAAAGAGACGTTTGCGCATTGCAATTTGGGGTGTATGTTTGAAAAGAGTATGTATAATTTTCccatttccttattttttaatacgatttcaaattcttttatgcCCATTCAAGAAACGTTTGATAGATTTAAGAATTTTACTAAGCTAGAACAAGATCTAACCGTACTATCGCTCTGTTATAGGTTTTCATCTATATGTCTTTTGAGATTAggatctatgtttttttttcttttattttgttataggCCACGTGTTTCAATCAGAACATTTTCCGTTCCAACTTAAACTAGTTCCAAACCAAACCTAAAAATAGGTAGCAAACCTTGTCACTAAAGCGGCCTACCGGCCGGTTAAAAAAACTCTCATTCTTAACGAGGAACATGTCAT
Coding sequences within:
- the LOC133870423 gene encoding probable serine/threonine-protein kinase PIX13, coding for MGTYGFAAPEYVETGYLYLKSDVYGFGVVLLEMLTGLRAHDPNRTSDSQNLVLYAKLSLSDKNKLKKIMDSRLGELHPLEGACQAAHLIRRCLESDPKKCPPMEEVLEELENINTIKMKTKEIKARAKPGSNRRQEEHTKHQHRYNHHRSPIHQKNGFSGARARAYHH